GAGGAGTACGAGGGCAATGACGTCGGATCCGACCGAATTTCGCGCCAGGAACTGCAGGCGGAGGCCGACGATCTGACGCCGAGCTTCCCCGTCTACGTGGTGATGACGGTTATCAGCGCCATCGTCGCGACCGCGGGGCTCTTATTGGACTCGCCGGCGGTCGTCGTCGGCTCGATGGTGATCGCGCCGCTGATTGGGCCGGCGCTGGGAGCCAGCGTCGGCACGGTGATCGACGACGAGGAACTGTTCGTCGAGAGCGTCACCTATCAGATCATCGGCGTCGTCGTCGCGATCGGGGCGGCAGCGCTGTTCGCGCTGTTAGTTCGATCGCTGAACATCGTGCCGCCGGATCTCGTTCTCTCGAGTGTCGGCGAGATTTCCGAGCGGCTCGCGCCGGACCTGCTATCGCTCGCGATTGCGCTCGGCGCAGGGGTCGCGGGGGTTGTGAGTATTGCGACGGGAACCTCCGTCGCGCTCGTCGGCGTGATGATCGCGGCGGCGTTGATTCCGCCCGCTGGCGTCGCGGGAATCGCGCTCGCCTGGGGCCAACCGACATCCGCGATCGGTGCGACGGTGTTGGTGCTGGTCAACCTCCTGTCGGTCAACCTCGCCGGCCTGCTGACGCTGTGGTACGCCGGCTATCGGCCGGAGAACCTGTTCTCGCTCGGTGAGACGGAACAGCGCCTTCGACAGCGGATCATCGGCCTCGTCGTCGTGGTCTTCGTCTTCACGGTGTTTCTCGGCGGGATCACCTACGCTTCCTACGAGGCGGGCAACTTCGAACAGGACGCCCGTGACGAAGTAGAGACGGTCCTCGCACAGGATCAGTACGAAGACTATCAGCTCCTCGAGTTCGAAGTCGTAATGGACAACAACTACCCGTTCCGGAACCCGGAACGGGTGATCGTGACGATCGGCGGCCCACCCGGTGAGTCGGCACCCGAACTGGCCGATACACTCCACGAGCGGATCAACGACCACTCCGACGGAACCGTTAGCGTCGAAGTCAGATACGTCGAAGTCGTTGAACGCGGCGCCCAATAGGGGCGAGGGGTGGAGCGGTACTCGTCCCGTCAGTACACCGGCCACCCGTGGTTGTTTCGGGATGTCGCTCTCGTTCTCGAGAATAGTCGTCTCTATCGACGAAATCGATCGCGAATGCTCGAGCGACGGGATTCGGAATCAGAGTCGGAATCGGGCACCGAATCACTGCTAAGGGCGTCGGTCACGAGACGAGCAAGCCGTCGAAGCCACGCTCTCGGTCCGCCGATCCGGTTAACGAGATAGGTTGGGAAGTAGAGGGTGGCCGCGGCGAGCGCCAGAAAGCCAACGCCACCGATGACCCGCCCCGTCCGGAGAAATTCGACGCCGACGACAAATATCGGCCCCGACATCGAAATCCCCGCGGCGGTCTGGAGCAACCAGAGGAGACCGGGGCCTCTCATCGACTTGATAGTGGGCCTCGCGTTCGGTCGTGGCTGGCGTCGAGTCCGCTGTGGCGGCTACTGTGCCACATCGGTCCGCTAGCCGTCGAACGGCAACTCGGGCTCGTAATCGATCGCTTCGACTGCGGCATCGAGTACCGTCTCGACGTTCGCACCGGTCTCGATGCTCATGGTGTAGTCGGCCGCGACGGCCTCCGTCAGGTCACCGTCCTCGAAGCGGTCTTCCTTGTTCGCGATCGTATACACGGGGATGTCCTCGAACTGGGCCGAAATCGAGTCCCGAAGCTCGAGTTGCGAGCCGATCGGATAGCCACAGTCGCCAGTGGGGTCGACCATGACGAGCATGCAGTCGGCGAGGTGCTCGATGGCGCTGACCGCCTGGGATTCGATCTCGTTGCGATCCTGCGGCGGGCGGTCGAGCAGGCCGGGCGTGTCGACGATCTGGTAGCGGATGTGATCGCGCTTGAAGTGGCCGACGCCGATCCCCTTCGTCGTGAAGGGATAGGAGGCGGTCTCGCCGCGGGCGTTGGTAATGTCGTTGACGAACGATGACTTGCCAACGTTGGGGTAGCCGGCGACGACGATCGTCGGCTCGTCGGGATTGATCTCGGGCAGGTCGCGCAGATCGTTGCGCGACTTGTTGATGTACAGCAGGTGGTCATCGACCTGCTCGACGATGTCCGCAAGCCGGGCGAAGGCCTGTTTGCGGTGCTTGCGCGCCGTGTCCACGTCGGTCTTTCGCAGCCGCGGCTGGTACTCTTCGTGGATCTCGCGAGCCTTCCGGCTGGCCCACATGACCTCCGACAGCGCCTGTCGGAGCTTGTCCACGTCGACGATTGCATCGGCCAGCTCGTAGTAGAACGGATGGACGTCGTCCTCGTACTCGAAGTCCGGCCACGCCGTGACCACGTTCTCGAGATTGTCTGAGATGATGTTGGCTGCCGTCTGGAGCATCGACTGCTGGGCCTCGAGGCCGCCCTTGGCCTTGCCGGCCCGTGCTGCCCGCGAAACGCCTTGTCGATCAGCTCTTCCGACGTGGGCGTCGTCGGAAGATCTTCGAAAATCATGTCCAAGACTAGAGTCCCCGATCATAAAGGGCGTTCGTTATGGGCTGGGTCAGTGTGCGATTTCGTCGTCGCCGCGGCGCGAGTCGCGTTTGCCTCGGACAGCAGGTGTCCGCCGCGACCTTATCCTCGCCGCTAGCGTACGATCTCGCATGACAAACTGGCATGCCGTCTTCATCGGCTTCGTCGTCGCAACCGTTCTCGGGATTGTCGGTCTCGTCCTGCCAGGGATCGGCCAGATCGCAGCGGGGTTGGTCGGCGGTTTCGTCGCGGGCTACATGGCCGGCGGTGGCCTCGGTAGCGGCTTCTGGCACGGACTGCTCGCGGGCTCGCTCGGCGGGATCATCAGCGGACTCCTCATCGGCGTAGCGGTCGGCGTCGCCGGCCTCGCGCTCGGTCCTCTCGGGGGTGCAGTCTCCGGTGCCGCGGGGATCGGTATCTTCGCGCTCGTCGTCGCCGTCTCACTGATCATGGCGCTGGAGAGCGCGGTCGCCGGTATCGTCGGCGCGGCGGTCAGCAACTGAGACCTGTTCTATTAGTATGGAACCAGTACAACGAACCGGGCCGATCAGTTAGCCGACGTGACACCCTCGGTTTTCGACCCACGACTCGAGACGAACGTCGAGTTCTACACCGCCGCGTTGCTCGACGGCGTTGGGGTCCCGCAGGAGCTGTTCACGGCGACCTTCGGCGTCGCGCGGGTCGCCGGCTGGATGGCCCACTGCCTCGAGCAACGCGCGGATAACCGACTGGTGCGGCCCGTCTCGCGGTATGTTGGCGAGACGGATCGGACGTGGACGCCCGTGGTGGACCGATAGCACGGAGTTGGTGGGTCGGGGACTTGCTTCTCTGGACCGAGATTTGATGTCACCGCGAAGAAATATAGTAGCCGCTGAAACGATTCACACACTGATTGCACAGCCGTCATGCGATCAGGTGTGCATTGACTTTCAGTGGCTACTATAGGATGGCGACCGCGTTCAGGCAGAGGCCATCTCCCGACAGCTTTCGGCGCACTTCGGCAGGATCTCCGCGCAGGCCTGACAGTGGTCGTGATCGTGCTGTTCGCACTCCTCGGCGCACTCCTCGCAGAGGTCCGCACAGAGTTCGCCCAGTTCCTGATGGTAGCCCGAGTTGCGGGCCATGAATCGCGCGTGCAGCGAGGCGATATCAGCTACGTCCCGGCAGAGCCGGATACAGCGAGCCATCTCTTCGCCCTCGCCCGCACAGGCATCCGCACACCACTCGCAGACCTGGGTGGCCTCGAGGCAGTTGTCGATACACTCCTGCATGTGGTCGTCCGCGTGCTCGAGCTGTTGTAGTGCCATGACATGCCTCGTGTCATTACCGGGCGGTATCAACCTAATACGGGCGGCTGCAAGCACCGTGCAGTCGACGCGTTCGTAGCGGGCGGCTCAATCGTCGCTCCACGGATCCTCCTGTCGGTCGTGAGTGTGACTCGAGTCAGAATCGGGGTCGGCGGTAGAGTCGCTGTCGGCGGAATCGTCGTGTGCGCTATCCGGTTCGGGACTCGCTGTGGAATCCGGACTGTCGCTTCGCGGTTCCGCCCATTCAGTCTCGGCGTCGTCGCTTCGCTGGTCCGCTACTTCGGTATCGGGGTTGTCGCTTCGTGGTTCCGCCGATTCGGTATCGGACGCGGTGTCGGGATCGTCCCCGTTCGGTTCCGCCGATTCGGTCCCGGGATCGGTCGCCGGTGTGGGTTCGTCCGTCCCCGGTGCGACCGCGGGCACGTCGACCGCGTTCACCGCGTGGCGAACGACGGCGCTCCCGTCAACTCCCTCGACAGTCGCTTCGGTCGTGAGTACGATCCGGTGGGCCATCGTCGGCTGTGCGAGTCGTTTGATGTCGTCCGGTGTCACGTACGACCGGCCGTCGATCAGCGCCGCGGCGCGGGCCGCCTCGAAGACGCGCTGGACGCCGCGGGGCGAGACGCCGATCTCGGCTCGCTGGTCCGCCCGCGTCTTCCGCGCGATCTCGACAATGTAGCGGCGAATCTTCTCGTCGACGGTAACCTCCTCCGTCAGCGTCTGCAGGAGTCGAACCGTGTCTCGACTGGCGACCGGGTCGACACTCGGCGAGAGCGATCGCCGGTTCGCCCGGCGCTCGAGCAACCCCATTTCGCCCTCGAAATCGGGGTAACCCAGCGAGGTCTTGACGCTGAAGCGGTCACGCTGGGCCTCGGGCAGCCGGAAGGTCCCCTCCTGTTCGATCGGGTTCTGGGTCGCGACGACCAGGAACGGCTCCGGCAGGTCGTAGGTCGTGCCGTCGACGCTGACCTGCCCCTCCTCCATGGCCTCGAGCAGGGCGGCCTGGGTCTTCGGCGGCGCGCGGTTGATCTCGTCGGCGAGGACGACGTTCGTAAAGACTGGTCCCGCCGCGAACTCGAACTCGCCGGTCTGGTCGTCGTAGATCGTCGACCCGGTCACGTCCGAGGGCAACAGGTCCGGCGTGAACTGAATCCGCGTGAACTCGAGACCCATTGCCTCGGCGATCACGCGGGCGGTGACCGTTTTCCCGGTCCCCGGCACGTCCTCGAGCAGGACGTGACCGCGGGCCAGCGTCGCCGACAGCATTGCGTGGAGGACTTCGCGGTCGACGACCGCGGCTTCTTCGATGCGTTCGACGACGCGCCGGACGGTTCGTGCGGCGTCGTCGGGCGTCACGTTCGTCTCGTCCATACACGACAGTGAGTCTAGATACCCAAGAACCCTCCCCATCGAGTTCGGCCCGGAGTCGTCTGCGGTCGGCCCGGGTTCGGTCCCTAGCCGCGCAACGGGAGCAACAGGAGCAACGCGCCAAGCGCGACGACGACCGCACCGCCGGCCGCGCCGCCGCCCGCGAAGAGGCCGGCGCGGAGCACCTCGAGGCTGATGACGACGGCGACGGCACCGAGCGCGACGCCGACGGCGACGGCACCGTGGAAGAGTTCGATCCGGCGGGTCTCGGGGAGGTGCCCGAGTTCGGCCGTCAGCCCGAGGCCGAACGTCGCGCTGTCCCAGACGAGGATCGCTCCGGCGATGCAGGCGAAGACGATGAGCGGGTTGGCGCGACCCATGCCGATGGCGGTCACGACGAGTCCCGTCGCAGCGATCGCCGGCCCGGTGGCCCGTGCGGGGAGCAGGCCAAGTTCGACACCGATGGCACCGCTCCCGACCATGACCAGGAACGCGAGCGGTCCCAGTGCCAGAGCGACGACGAGGGCCATCCCGATCAGGATGGGACCGATGACGATCCCGGCACCCGCGACGATGAGCGCAAGCCCGAGCAGGAACGGCAGGGAGAGGACGACGCCGACGACGACCGCGGCGGTCCGCCGCGTCGTCCGGGCGGTGACGTCGCGGGTTGTCCGTCGAAGCAGGAACGCGACCGCGCCGGCGAGGATACTCACCGCGCCGACGGCGACGATCGGCCAGACAAACAGCGGCGAGGACAGCGACGCGAGCACCCCCGCGAATAATGGGACGCTCGTCACCGCGGTGTGGACGCCCGCCAGCGCGAGGGCGCCGATACCGACGAGTGCGCCGATCGACCCGATGACCGTGTACAGCAAGCGTCGCCGGAAGACGGCGAGTCGACGCTCGACTGCTGGGCGGCGGTCCCGTGGTGCCAACTGCCGAATCGGGAGCCACCGCAACGACAGCCGAACGACGCCGGCGGACCCGACGACGACTAGAAGGAAGCCGGTAGCGGACGCGACCGGCGTCGAAAATCCGATTATGCTGGTCAGGACCGTCCAGCCGAAATAGACGACGGCCGCCAGGAACGTTCCCAGCACGGTCGAGCACAGCATCGAGGCGTAGCTGATCACACTGCCCGCTGCGGCGGATCCCAGCCCGTCACCACCGATATCGGCCCAGGCGGCTGCGATCCCGGCGAGCGCAAGCGCACAGCCACTTGTAGCGATTCCGACCCGAGTGACGAACGGGGCTGCGAGCACGAGCAGCGCGAACGCCGTCCCGAACGTCAGCAGGAACGCGTGGGCCACGACCAGACTGACGAACCCGTCGCGCTCGAGCAGGCCCACGCCCGCGACGGTCAGCCCAACAATTAGACCGAGTGTCGGCAACAGCGATGACTCGCCGATTTCGAAACCGACGACGGCGACGATTGCGACGACGATCAGGCTGGCGATCCAGAGGCTCGCCGCCCGCGCTCGCCCCTCGTCGCCGATCGCGGACGGCCGATCGAGGCGCGGTCCGGCGAGGGACATCTACTCGTCACCTCCCCATCGCTTCGAGTCCGCGGTCGGGTTCGACCCGGGCCGGTCGTCCGGTCCACCGTCCGTCTCGATCTCCGCCTCATTTCGATCCGCGCGCGGCGGGCCGTTCGCGTTCTCAGTGCGACCGGTCGTGCTCGAGTCACGTTTGCCGCCCCACCCGTCGCTCTCGTTGCTCGAGACGCCGCTCCAACTGCCCCCCTCGCTCCCTCTACTCCCCCGCTCCCACCGCTCTCACCGCTCGAGGTGCCGGCACTGCCCCCGGTTAACCGACTACTCGAGAGTCGCGCA
This genomic stretch from Natrinema sp. SYSU A 869 harbors:
- a CDS encoding TIGR00341 family protein: MRLVQLTVPTGEQETIFSVLDGREIDYVVTDETRSRQYTSVVYFPLPDAAVEPVLDELQEAGIDEDAYTVVVDAETVVSRRFQALREEYEGNDVGSDRISRQELQAEADDLTPSFPVYVVMTVISAIVATAGLLLDSPAVVVGSMVIAPLIGPALGASVGTVIDDEELFVESVTYQIIGVVVAIGAAALFALLVRSLNIVPPDLVLSSVGEISERLAPDLLSLAIALGAGVAGVVSIATGTSVALVGVMIAAALIPPAGVAGIALAWGQPTSAIGATVLVLVNLLSVNLAGLLTLWYAGYRPENLFSLGETEQRLRQRIIGLVVVVFVFTVFLGGITYASYEAGNFEQDARDEVETVLAQDQYEDYQLLEFEVVMDNNYPFRNPERVIVTIGGPPGESAPELADTLHERINDHSDGTVSVEVRYVEVVERGAQ
- a CDS encoding DUF5518 domain-containing protein, which gives rise to MTNWHAVFIGFVVATVLGIVGLVLPGIGQIAAGLVGGFVAGYMAGGGLGSGFWHGLLAGSLGGIISGLLIGVAVGVAGLALGPLGGAVSGAAGIGIFALVVAVSLIMALESAVAGIVGAAVSN
- a CDS encoding four-helix bundle copper-binding protein; this encodes MALQQLEHADDHMQECIDNCLEATQVCEWCADACAGEGEEMARCIRLCRDVADIASLHARFMARNSGYHQELGELCADLCEECAEECEQHDHDHCQACAEILPKCAESCREMASA
- a CDS encoding AAA family ATPase, giving the protein MDETNVTPDDAARTVRRVVERIEEAAVVDREVLHAMLSATLARGHVLLEDVPGTGKTVTARVIAEAMGLEFTRIQFTPDLLPSDVTGSTIYDDQTGEFEFAAGPVFTNVVLADEINRAPPKTQAALLEAMEEGQVSVDGTTYDLPEPFLVVATQNPIEQEGTFRLPEAQRDRFSVKTSLGYPDFEGEMGLLERRANRRSLSPSVDPVASRDTVRLLQTLTEEVTVDEKIRRYIVEIARKTRADQRAEIGVSPRGVQRVFEAARAAALIDGRSYVTPDDIKRLAQPTMAHRIVLTTEATVEGVDGSAVVRHAVNAVDVPAVAPGTDEPTPATDPGTESAEPNGDDPDTASDTESAEPRSDNPDTEVADQRSDDAETEWAEPRSDSPDSTASPEPDSAHDDSADSDSTADPDSDSSHTHDRQEDPWSDD